Proteins encoded together in one Lathyrus oleraceus cultivar Zhongwan6 chromosome 5, CAAS_Psat_ZW6_1.0, whole genome shotgun sequence window:
- the LOC127088227 gene encoding cyclin-D4-2, giving the protein MAPSFDCASSLLCTEDTSVFDDAEYQGTVEVYEDSWRPSFDHRRGQDDFGGVADELPLQSEECFRLMLEKEWQQWVGEDYLNRFHFGDLDFGARNEAIDWILKVVAHFGFGPLCAYLSINYMDRFLSAYELPKGRVWTMQLLAIACLSLAAKLEETDVPMILDLQIGESKFLFEAKTIQRMELLVLSTLKWRMQSITPFSFIEYFLTKINDNDKSSLSSSISQSTKLISNTVKGIEFLEFKPSEIAAALATYVVGETQAIDASKSISTLTQYIEKERLMKCVEKIEAMSLNSVVTGKNSSASVPSVPQSPIGVLDTTLCFSYKSDDTTNGGDGPCSSSHNTSPDAKRRKLNKGCESELL; this is encoded by the exons ATGGCACCTAGTTTTGATTGTGCTTCTAGTCTTCTTTGCACCGAGGATACCAGTGTTTTCGATGATGCTGAATATCAGGGTACTGTTGAGGTCTACGAGGATTCCTGGCGTCCTAGCTTCGATCATCGGAGGGGTCAAGATGACTTTGGGGGTGTTGCCGATGAGTTGCCATTACAGAGTGAAGAGTGTTTCAGGCTGATGTTGGAAAAGGAATGGCAACAATGGGTTGGTGAGGATTACTTGAATAGATTTCACTTTGGGGATTTGGATTTTGGTGCTAGAAATGAAGCAATTGATTGGATTCTAAAG GTTGTTGCCCATTTCGGTTTCGGTCCGTTGTGTGCTTATCTATCTATTAATTACATGGATCGGTTCCTTTCCGCGTATGAATTACCA AAGGGGCGAGTTTGGACAATGCAATTGTTGGCTATAGCTTGTTTATCTTTGGCAGCCAAATTAGAGGAAACCGATGTTCCTATGATTCTTGATTTGCAG ATTGGTGAATCCAAGTTTCTATTTGAAGCTAAAACTATTCAGAGAATGGAGCTTCTTGTGCTAAGCACATTGAAGTGGAGAATGCAATCAATTACTCCTTTCTCATTCATTGAATATTTCCTTACTAAGATTAATGATAATGATAAGAGTTCATTAAGTTCTTCCATTTCCCAATCCACTAAACTCATATCGAACACCGTTAAAG GAATTGAATTCTTGGAATTCAAACCATCAGAGATTGCAGCAGCATTGGCTACATATGTTGTGGGCGAAACACAAGCAATAGATGCTAGCAAATCAATATCTACTCTGACTCAATACATAGAAAAG GAGAGATTAATGAAGTGTGTTGAAAAGATCGAAGCAATGTCATTGAACAGTGTTGTGACTGGCAAGAATTCAAGTGCGTCTGTCCCTAGTGTGCCACAAAGTCCAATAGGTGTGTTGGATACAACATTGTGTTTCAGCTACAAGAGTGATGACACCACCAATGGTGGTGATGGTCCATGTTCTTCTTCACATAATACTAGTCCAGATGCTAAGAGGAGGAAGCTAAACAAAGGCTGTGAATCAGAGCTTTTGTAG